Proteins co-encoded in one Salvia splendens isolate huo1 chromosome 4, SspV2, whole genome shotgun sequence genomic window:
- the LOC121799427 gene encoding protein DETOXIFICATION 51-like, which translates to MCNPNPIPPLSDHKHYPSPPLPPPPPCHLYLDLISLKHPTKPPPPRITASEVAAEAKSLLSLAFPIALTALILYSRSMLSMLFLGRLGESELAAGSLAIAFANITGYSVLSGLALGMEPLCSQAFGARRPDLLSLTLHRSILFLLLCSIPIAFLWLNISGILLYLHQDPSITALAHTYLLFSLPDLITNSIFHPTRIYLRAQGINHPLTLASLIGAAFHLPLNFLLVSHLHLGVAGVAAASAASNAAALAALAAWVRGSATWTRPTLYCLRGWAPLARLAAPSCVSVCLEWWWYEIMIVLCGLLVDPRATVASMGVLIQTTSLLYVFPSSLGLAVSTRVGNELGANRPGKARVSAVISIFLAGLMGVSAMAFAALMRDTWARMYTADPDIVRLTATALPILGLCELGNCPQTVGCGVVRGTARPSTAANVNLGAFYLVGMPVAIGLGFMLGVGFCGLWIGLLSAQVCCAGLMLYVVVTTNWEYEAMRAQLLTCAAGCADSALPREADVEDGQPLICVSVASS; encoded by the coding sequence ATGTGCAATCCCAACCCCATCCCTCCTCTCTCCGACCACAAACACTACCCATCTCCTCCGctgcctcctccgccgccgtgCCACCTCTACCTCGATCTCATTTCCCTCAAGCACCCCACCAAACCCCCGCCACCTCGGATCACCGCCTCCGAGGTGGCCGCCGAGGCCAAATCCCTCCTCTCCCTCGCCTTTCCCATAGCTCTCACGGCTCTCATCCTCTACTCCCGCTCCATGCTCTCCATGCTCTTTCTAGGCCGCCTCGGCGAATCCGAGCTCGCCGCCGGCTCCCTAGCCATCGCCTTCGCTAACATCACCGGCTACTCCGTCCTCTCCGGCCTCGCCCTCGGCATGGAGCCGCTCTGCTCCCAAGCCTTCGGCGCGCGGCGGCCGGaccttctctctctcactctccaCCGCTCTATACTTTTCCTCCTCCTTTGCTCTATTCCGATTGCTTTTCTTTGGCTAAACATTTCCGGTATTCTCCTCTATTTACACCAAGACCCCAGTATAACCGCCCTGGCCCACACATATCTTCTCTTTTCCCTCCCTGATCTCATCACTAATTCCATTTTCCACCCCACACGAATCTACCTTCGCGCCCAAGGCATCAACCACCCCCTCACCCTCGCCTCCCTCATCGGCGCCGCCTTCCACCTCCCCCTCAACTTCCTCCTCGTCTCCCATCTCCACCTCGGCGTGGCCGGGGTGGCCGCAGCCTCAGCTGCGTCCAACGCGGCCGCCTTGGCAGCACTTGCTGCCTGGGTCCGAGGGTCGGCCACGTGGACGCGACCGACCCTCTACTGCCTGCGCGGCTGGGCGCCGCTGGCGCGCCTGGCGGCGCCCAGCTGCGTCTCAGTCTGCCTAGAGTGGTGGTGGTACGAGATCATGATAGTGCTATGCGGTCTCCTGGTGGACCCCAGAGCGACTGTCGCATCGATGGGGGTGTTAATCCAAACGACGTCATTATTATACGTGTTCCCCTCCTCCCTGGGTCTGGCAGTGTCGACCCGGGTGGGGAACGAGTTGGGAGCGAACCGGCCTGggaaagctcgggtttcggctGTCATATCGATATTTCTTGCAGGACTGATGGGCGTGTCCGCGATGGCGTTTGCGGCCTTGATGCGGGACACGTGGGCCCGGATGTACACCGCGGACCCGGACATAGTGCGGCTTACGGCCACTGCCCTCCCGATACTCGGCCTCTGCGAGCTTGGGAACTGCCCGCAGACGGTCGGGTGCGGGGTGGTGCGCGGGACAGCGCGGCCGTCAACGGCGGCGAACGTGAACCTCGGCGCGTTTTACCTGGTAGGAATGCCGGTGGCGATTGGGCTTGGGTTCATGCTTGGTGTGGGCTTCTGCGGGCTGTGGATCGGGCTTCTCTCGGCCCAAGTGTGCTGCGCCGGGCTCATGCTGTATGTGGTGGTGACCACCAACTGGGAGTACGAGGCGATGAGGGCGCAGCTGCTCACGTGCGCCGCCGGATGTGCTGACTCGGCATTGCCACGTGAGGCTGACGTGGAGGACGGGCAGCCCTTGATTTGCGTTTCCGTGGCTTCATCGTGA